Proteins from one Microbacterium hatanonis genomic window:
- a CDS encoding adenosine deaminase → MMGPTAELHVHIEGTLEPDLLVRLARRNGIDLPTYDVDELRATYAFTRLQDFLDVYEANTAVLRTDEDFAELGEMYFRRAAAAGVVRAEVFFDPQAHVRRGVPIEAVVEGLGAAVDAARSRGMSADLILCFLRDLGPEAAMEVFEAALPLRDRFIGVGLDSTEVGYPPSLFRDVYARAAAEGLHRVAHAGEEGGPDYVWEALDVLGVERIDHGNRALEDPALVARLRDEGVALTVCPLSNLALRTAPPELSAHPLPVMLEEGLLVSIHSDDPAYFGGYVDDNLQQVRDALQLDDETMRRLAENSFVSSFAPRAQVDGWIAQVRTGAVG, encoded by the coding sequence ATGATGGGGCCGACGGCCGAACTGCACGTACACATCGAGGGCACCTTGGAGCCGGACCTCCTCGTTCGTCTTGCGCGCCGCAACGGCATCGACCTGCCGACCTATGACGTCGACGAGCTGCGTGCGACCTACGCGTTCACCCGCCTGCAGGACTTCCTCGACGTCTACGAGGCGAACACCGCCGTGCTGCGAACCGATGAGGACTTCGCCGAGCTCGGCGAGATGTACTTCCGCCGCGCAGCGGCCGCGGGAGTAGTCCGAGCGGAGGTCTTCTTCGATCCTCAAGCCCACGTACGGCGCGGTGTTCCCATCGAGGCGGTCGTCGAGGGCCTCGGAGCGGCCGTCGACGCGGCGCGCTCGCGCGGGATGTCGGCCGATCTCATCCTGTGCTTCCTTCGCGATCTCGGACCCGAGGCCGCCATGGAGGTCTTCGAGGCGGCGCTGCCGTTGCGCGACCGATTCATCGGGGTCGGGCTCGACTCGACCGAGGTCGGCTACCCGCCGTCCCTGTTCCGCGACGTCTATGCCCGCGCCGCCGCCGAGGGGCTCCACCGCGTCGCGCATGCCGGCGAGGAAGGCGGACCGGACTACGTGTGGGAGGCGCTGGACGTGCTCGGAGTGGAGCGGATCGACCACGGCAACCGTGCTCTGGAAGACCCGGCGCTCGTCGCCCGGCTGCGCGATGAGGGTGTCGCCTTGACCGTGTGCCCGCTGTCGAACCTCGCTCTGCGCACCGCACCGCCGGAGCTGTCGGCCCATCCTCTGCCGGTGATGCTCGAAGAGGGGCTGCTCGTCAGCATCCACAGCGACGACCCCGCCTACTTCGGCGGGTACGTCGACGACAACCTGCAACAGGTGCGCGACGCCCTGCAACTCGACGACGAGACCATGCGGCGGCTGGCGGAGAACAGCTTCGTGTCGAGCTTCGCCCCCCGCGCGCAGGTCGACGGGTGGATCGCTCAGGTGCGCACCGGGGCGGTGGGCTGA
- a CDS encoding MFS transporter, translated as MYSLLLAIIYIAFISLGLPDSLVGAGWPVMHQDLGVPIAFAGILTMIVSAGTILSSLASERVTRRFGVGLVTAVSVGMTGAALFGFSASDSFWMLCLWAIPYGLGAGAVDAALNNYVAVHYAARHMNWLHGCWGLGASISPFIMSYALTSGMGWSSAYLIIGIIQAALTFALLISIPLWRKVNPLASTDDATETGAPEESGEEANRRGAHVPLATALRIPGVLLILAAFFAYCALESTAILWASTYLVAGRGVEPATAAAFASLFLLGVTAGRFLAGFFADRVGDQQMVRGGFVTVGIGVVMLALPVETTLLALVGLVVLGLGCAPIYPAIIHSTPVNFGRRNSQAIIGIQMAAAYTGSSSPRRCSV; from the coding sequence GTGTACTCGCTCCTCCTGGCGATCATCTACATCGCGTTCATCAGCCTCGGACTGCCGGACTCCCTCGTCGGGGCCGGGTGGCCGGTGATGCATCAGGACCTCGGGGTACCGATCGCCTTCGCGGGCATCCTCACGATGATCGTCTCCGCCGGCACCATCCTGTCGAGCCTCGCATCGGAGCGGGTCACACGACGCTTCGGCGTCGGTCTCGTGACGGCGGTGAGCGTCGGGATGACTGGGGCGGCTCTCTTCGGATTCTCCGCCTCCGACTCGTTCTGGATGCTGTGTCTCTGGGCGATTCCGTACGGCCTCGGAGCGGGGGCCGTCGACGCCGCATTGAACAACTACGTCGCCGTGCACTACGCGGCGCGCCACATGAACTGGCTGCACGGCTGCTGGGGGCTGGGCGCGTCGATCAGTCCGTTCATCATGAGCTACGCGCTCACCTCAGGGATGGGCTGGTCGAGCGCCTACCTCATCATCGGCATCATCCAGGCAGCCCTCACCTTCGCCTTGCTGATCAGCATCCCGCTCTGGCGAAAGGTCAATCCGCTGGCGTCGACCGATGACGCTACGGAAACCGGAGCGCCCGAGGAATCGGGAGAAGAGGCGAACCGACGCGGCGCCCACGTTCCGCTTGCGACCGCACTTCGGATTCCGGGTGTCCTGCTGATCCTGGCCGCCTTCTTCGCGTACTGCGCTCTCGAGAGCACCGCGATCCTGTGGGCGTCGACGTATCTGGTCGCCGGTCGCGGCGTCGAACCGGCCACCGCCGCCGCGTTCGCCTCCCTCTTCCTCCTGGGAGTCACCGCCGGACGCTTCCTGGCCGGCTTCTTCGCCGACCGCGTCGGCGACCAGCAGATGGTTCGCGGCGGCTTCGTCACGGTCGGGATCGGCGTCGTGATGCTCGCGCTGCCGGTGGAGACCACCCTGCTCGCGCTCGTCGGGCTCGTGGTGCTCGGGCTGGGATGCGCCCCGATCTATCCCGCGATCATCCACTCGACGCCGGTCAACTTCGGCCGTCGCAACTCGCAGGCCATCATCGGCATCCAGATGGCGGCGGCCTATACCGGCTCCAGCTCGCCCCGCCGCTGTTCGGTGTGA
- a CDS encoding L-lactate dehydrogenase translates to MSVIENSKLTVVGAGSVGSSVAYAALIRGSARHVALYDIATAKVEAEVLDLAHGTQFTGTSDIIGGSDLSVVEGSHVVVVTAGAKQNPGQSRIELAATNAGILRTMMPQLLEAAPDAIYVIVTNPCDVLTVLAQEATNLPRERIFASGTVLDTSRLRWILAKRAGVSTSSVHAYIVGEHGDTEFPLWSRATIGTVPILEWEAPGHPRMTQDELDAIAIDVRDAAYKVIQGKGATNYAIGLSSARIVEAVLGDEHAVMPVSTVLNGFHGLDGVALSVPSIVSAAGAVPIPETSFSDHEHTLLRRSADALSTVAESLRGA, encoded by the coding sequence ATGAGCGTGATCGAGAACTCGAAGCTGACCGTCGTGGGTGCCGGAAGCGTCGGATCGAGCGTGGCGTACGCCGCGTTGATCCGCGGATCTGCCCGGCACGTCGCCCTCTACGACATCGCCACCGCGAAGGTCGAGGCCGAGGTGCTCGACCTCGCGCACGGCACGCAGTTCACCGGCACGAGCGACATCATCGGCGGCAGCGACCTGTCGGTCGTCGAGGGTTCGCACGTCGTGGTGGTCACCGCCGGCGCGAAGCAGAACCCCGGGCAGTCGCGCATCGAACTGGCTGCGACGAACGCCGGCATCCTCCGCACGATGATGCCTCAACTCCTCGAGGCCGCCCCCGACGCGATCTACGTGATCGTGACCAACCCCTGCGACGTGCTCACGGTGCTCGCGCAGGAGGCGACGAACCTCCCCCGCGAACGGATCTTCGCCTCCGGCACGGTGCTCGACACGTCTCGACTGCGGTGGATCCTCGCCAAGCGCGCCGGAGTGTCGACCTCGAGCGTGCACGCCTACATCGTGGGCGAGCACGGCGACACCGAGTTCCCGCTCTGGTCGCGCGCCACGATCGGCACGGTGCCGATCCTCGAGTGGGAGGCCCCCGGCCACCCGCGGATGACCCAGGACGAACTCGACGCGATCGCGATCGACGTGCGCGACGCGGCCTACAAGGTGATCCAGGGAAAGGGTGCGACGAACTACGCGATCGGGCTCTCCAGCGCGCGGATCGTCGAGGCCGTCCTCGGAGACGAGCACGCGGTCATGCCGGTCAGCACGGTGCTGAACGGCTTCCACGGCCTCGACGGCGTCGCCCTGTCGGTGCCCTCCATCGTCAGTGCCGCCGGCGCGGTCCCGATCCCCGAGACCTCCTTCTCCGATCACGAGCACACGCTGCTGCGTCGCTCGGCCGACGCGCTGTCGACGGTGGCCGAGTCGCTGCGCGGCGCTTAG
- a CDS encoding SDR family NAD(P)-dependent oxidoreductase encodes MATIAIVGAGPGLGAAVARRFGREGHAIALIARDAAKLDDLASQLRSEGFEARGYAASVLDADALENALARAAADLGPISVLQYSPLPSRTYLEPVLDLTPELAIEALRFSAIGLIHAVRAVLPAMREARAGSIILINGGTSVKARAGFAGTSVAFPSESAYGEMLHDALADEGIGVSQLVIPGAIPKLNLDNGIDDVAERIWELHTTPGDFRTMLIPLEDGRE; translated from the coding sequence ATGGCAACGATCGCGATCGTCGGAGCAGGTCCTGGTCTGGGTGCGGCCGTCGCGCGCCGGTTCGGTCGGGAGGGTCATGCGATCGCGCTGATCGCTCGCGACGCCGCGAAACTCGACGATCTGGCCTCCCAGCTGCGGAGCGAGGGTTTCGAGGCGCGGGGCTACGCGGCGAGCGTGCTGGATGCCGACGCCCTCGAGAACGCGCTGGCTCGTGCGGCCGCCGACCTCGGCCCGATCTCGGTCCTGCAGTACAGCCCGCTCCCCTCGCGCACGTACCTCGAGCCCGTGCTCGATCTCACGCCCGAGCTGGCGATCGAGGCGCTGCGGTTCTCGGCCATCGGACTCATCCACGCGGTCCGCGCCGTGCTGCCCGCGATGCGCGAGGCGCGCGCCGGCAGCATCATCCTCATCAACGGCGGAACCTCCGTGAAGGCTCGGGCCGGGTTCGCCGGGACGTCCGTGGCGTTCCCCTCCGAGAGCGCGTACGGCGAGATGCTGCACGACGCGCTCGCCGACGAGGGCATCGGCGTCTCGCAGCTGGTCATCCCGGGCGCGATCCCCAAACTGAACCTCGACAACGGCATCGACGACGTCGCTGAGCGCATCTGGGAGCTCCACACGACGCCGGGCGACTTCAGGACGATGCTGATCCCCCTCGAGGACGGCCGGGAGTAG
- a CDS encoding sugar O-acetyltransferase codes for MAVDYFAGDERTNRERMLAGDLYVADDPENERLHRRGIRLADAYHRADVAGDPAARGILDDLLGTLGEGAHINPPLFVDYGENIHVGARTFVNYNLTALDVAPIVIGEDCQIGPNVQLLTPTHPIDPQPRRDKLEAAQPITIGDNVWLGGGVIVCPGVSIGENSVIGAGSVVTRSIPANVVAVGNPARVIREIG; via the coding sequence ATGGCTGTCGACTACTTCGCCGGAGACGAACGAACCAACCGCGAGCGGATGCTCGCGGGCGACCTCTACGTCGCGGACGATCCTGAGAACGAGCGCCTGCACCGGCGGGGGATCCGCCTGGCGGATGCCTATCACCGCGCCGACGTGGCGGGCGACCCCGCCGCCCGCGGCATCCTCGACGATCTCCTGGGCACCCTCGGCGAAGGCGCCCACATCAACCCGCCCTTGTTCGTGGACTACGGCGAGAACATCCACGTCGGCGCACGCACCTTCGTCAACTACAACCTCACCGCACTCGATGTGGCCCCGATCGTCATCGGCGAGGACTGCCAGATCGGCCCGAACGTCCAGCTGCTCACGCCGACGCATCCGATCGATCCGCAGCCGCGCCGCGACAAGCTGGAAGCCGCCCAGCCCATCACGATCGGCGACAACGTGTGGCTCGGTGGCGGCGTCATCGTGTGCCCGGGCGTGAGCATCGGCGAGAACTCGGTGATCGGTGCGGGTTCGGTCGTCACCAGGAGCATCCCCGCGAACGTCGTCGCCGTCGGCAACCCCGCCCGCGTCATCCGAGAGATCGGCTAG
- a CDS encoding NAD-dependent succinate-semialdehyde dehydrogenase, whose product MSDNRESELLASVPDGLFIGGEWRTAESGKTLDVMDPSTGAVIRTIADASVADGKAAMDAAAAAFPAWAATPARERGEILRRAFDLLQARKEDVALLMTLEMGKPLAEARGEVVYGGEFLRWFSEEAPRIQGRYGPNPEGTGRMIVSQHPVGPCFLITPWNFPLAMATRKIAPALAAGCTVVIKPAELTPLTTLLFVRLLEEAGLPAGVVNVITTSTSGAVSEPIIRDPRLRKLSFTGSTPVGRKLLEQASAGVLRTSMELGGNAPFVVFDDADLDKAVDGAMAAKFRNIGQACTAANRFIVHRSLADEFARRVTDRVASFRIGRGTEDGVTIGPLIDQRAIDKASALVEDALERGATLNTGGSAIPGDGTFYEPTVLSDVRAGSAILREEIFGPVLAIVPFDDEEEAVRLANDTEYGLVSYVYTESLARGQRMIEKLETGMMGLNVGVVSNAAAPFGGWKQSGLGREGGAEGIHEYLQTKYTLTPNPSA is encoded by the coding sequence GTGTCAGACAACAGAGAGTCCGAGCTGCTGGCATCCGTTCCCGATGGGCTTTTCATCGGTGGGGAGTGGCGCACCGCCGAAAGCGGGAAGACGCTCGATGTCATGGACCCTTCGACCGGCGCCGTCATCCGAACGATCGCCGACGCGTCGGTGGCCGACGGCAAAGCGGCGATGGATGCTGCGGCCGCAGCCTTCCCCGCGTGGGCGGCGACCCCCGCGCGCGAGCGCGGCGAGATCCTGCGCCGGGCCTTCGATCTGCTCCAGGCGCGCAAGGAGGACGTCGCCCTCCTGATGACGCTTGAGATGGGCAAGCCGCTCGCCGAGGCCCGCGGCGAGGTGGTCTACGGCGGAGAGTTCCTCAGATGGTTCAGCGAGGAGGCGCCCCGCATCCAGGGTCGGTACGGGCCGAACCCCGAGGGCACCGGGCGGATGATCGTGTCGCAGCATCCCGTCGGGCCGTGCTTTCTGATCACCCCGTGGAACTTCCCTCTCGCCATGGCGACCCGGAAGATCGCACCGGCCCTGGCAGCCGGGTGCACCGTCGTGATCAAGCCGGCCGAGCTGACGCCGCTGACCACGTTGCTGTTCGTTCGCCTGCTCGAGGAAGCGGGACTGCCGGCCGGCGTCGTCAATGTGATCACGACCTCGACGTCGGGCGCGGTGTCCGAGCCGATCATCCGCGACCCGCGCCTGCGGAAGCTCTCCTTCACCGGTTCGACACCGGTCGGACGAAAGCTCCTCGAGCAGGCTTCCGCCGGTGTCCTTCGAACATCGATGGAGCTCGGCGGCAATGCGCCGTTCGTCGTGTTCGACGACGCGGATCTCGACAAGGCCGTCGACGGTGCGATGGCGGCGAAGTTCCGAAACATCGGGCAGGCCTGCACAGCCGCGAATCGCTTCATCGTCCATCGCTCGCTCGCCGACGAGTTCGCGCGGCGGGTCACCGATCGCGTCGCCTCGTTCCGTATCGGTCGCGGGACCGAGGACGGCGTGACGATCGGTCCGCTCATCGATCAGCGGGCGATCGACAAGGCATCGGCCCTGGTCGAAGACGCCCTGGAGCGAGGTGCGACTCTGAACACCGGCGGCTCCGCGATCCCGGGGGACGGCACGTTCTACGAGCCCACCGTGCTGAGCGACGTCAGAGCGGGAAGCGCCATCCTGCGCGAAGAGATCTTCGGGCCCGTGCTCGCGATCGTCCCGTTCGACGACGAGGAGGAGGCGGTGCGGTTGGCCAACGATACGGAGTACGGATTGGTGTCGTACGTCTACACCGAGAGCCTCGCCCGGGGGCAGCGGATGATCGAGAAGTTGGAGACCGGGATGATGGGCCTGAACGTGGGCGTGGTGTCCAACGCCGCCGCGCCGTTCGGCGGGTGGAAGCAGTCGGGGCTCGGTCGTGAGGGCGGCGCGGAGGGCATCCACGAGTACCTCCAGACCAAGTACACGCTGACGCCGAACCCCTCCGCCTGA
- a CDS encoding LLM class F420-dependent oxidoreductase, producing MEFGLHIADFTWDSGPTELGPALARHARNAEAAGIQRITVMDHFWQLPGIGPVEHEMLEAYATLGFLVAHTEKALLHTLVTGVIYRVPALLAKTVTTLNVLSGGRVGLGIGAAWNEEESAGLGFEFPPVAERFRRLEEQIQICLQMWSDSEEPYEGETYRLGRTLNSPQSITRPHPYLMIGGSGERKTLRMVAQYADACNISFSAESARKLDVLRAHCETVGRDYDDIEKTAMIPVTPASTPESVAATVREIADTGFTATYVFAVQMPDPAEVVDLIAGTADLVEKG from the coding sequence ATGGAATTCGGACTTCACATCGCGGACTTCACCTGGGACAGCGGGCCCACCGAGCTGGGGCCGGCGCTGGCCCGGCATGCGCGCAACGCGGAAGCCGCGGGCATTCAGCGCATCACCGTCATGGACCACTTCTGGCAGCTGCCGGGCATCGGACCGGTCGAGCACGAGATGCTCGAGGCCTACGCGACGCTCGGCTTCCTCGTCGCGCATACCGAGAAGGCGCTCCTCCACACACTGGTCACCGGTGTCATCTACCGTGTACCGGCGCTGCTGGCGAAGACCGTGACCACCCTCAACGTGCTCTCGGGCGGACGCGTGGGTCTCGGAATCGGCGCCGCGTGGAACGAGGAGGAGTCGGCCGGTCTCGGCTTCGAGTTCCCGCCGGTGGCCGAGCGCTTCCGCCGGTTGGAGGAGCAGATCCAGATCTGTCTGCAGATGTGGTCGGACTCCGAGGAGCCCTACGAAGGGGAGACGTACCGACTCGGGCGCACGCTCAACTCCCCGCAGAGCATCACTCGGCCGCATCCGTATCTCATGATCGGCGGCAGCGGCGAGCGCAAGACGCTGCGCATGGTCGCCCAGTACGCCGACGCCTGCAACATCTCGTTCTCGGCCGAGTCGGCCCGCAAGCTCGACGTTCTGCGCGCGCACTGCGAGACGGTGGGACGCGACTACGACGACATCGAGAAGACCGCGATGATCCCGGTGACCCCCGCCTCGACGCCGGAGAGCGTGGCGGCGACCGTGCGCGAGATCGCCGACACCGGGTTCACCGCCACCTACGTCTTCGCCGTCCAGATGCCCGATCCCGCGGAGGTCGTCGACCTGATCGCGGGTACGGCCGACCTCGTGGAGAAGGGCTGA
- a CDS encoding ammonium transporter encodes MDQGNTAFILIAAALVLLMTPGLAFFYGGLVKAKSVISMMMLSFGAMGLIGVLWVLYGYAIAFPATDVGVMQAPWALDINELGLTSLLETPEGAAFPPLAFVAFQATFAIITVALVSGAIADRAKFGSWMIFAAIWATVVYFPVASWVFNFGLGDDGFTYGGWITYGLQEWLGVGAIDFAGGTAVHINAGAAALALALVLGKRVGFQKGVYVPHNPPFVLLGAGLLWFGWFGFNAGSELAADGTAALAFVNTIAAPAAALLAWLVVEKIKDGKPTSVGAASGAVAGLVAITPACGSLTPVWAIVLGLVAGAVCALAIELKFKLGFDDSLDVVGIHLVGGLIGTLYLGFFAIDTGLFMGGDGTQLLAQAIAAFAVMIYSFVLAYIIGFAIEKTIGFRVKNEDEIAGIDTVVHGEEGYVLADGKA; translated from the coding sequence ATGGATCAAGGCAACACCGCATTCATTCTCATCGCAGCAGCGCTCGTGCTGTTGATGACTCCCGGACTCGCGTTCTTCTATGGCGGCCTCGTCAAGGCCAAGAGCGTCATCAGCATGATGATGCTCAGCTTCGGCGCCATGGGCCTCATCGGCGTCCTCTGGGTGCTGTACGGCTACGCGATCGCGTTCCCCGCGACCGACGTGGGCGTCATGCAGGCGCCCTGGGCGCTCGACATCAACGAGCTCGGCCTCACCAGCCTGCTCGAGACACCGGAGGGCGCGGCCTTCCCGCCGCTCGCCTTCGTCGCCTTCCAGGCGACGTTCGCGATCATCACCGTCGCGCTCGTCTCCGGCGCGATCGCCGACCGCGCCAAGTTCGGATCGTGGATGATCTTCGCCGCCATCTGGGCGACGGTGGTCTACTTCCCGGTCGCCAGCTGGGTGTTCAACTTCGGTCTCGGCGATGACGGCTTCACCTACGGCGGCTGGATCACCTACGGCCTGCAGGAGTGGCTCGGGGTCGGCGCCATCGACTTCGCCGGTGGTACCGCGGTGCACATCAACGCCGGTGCGGCAGCCCTCGCCCTCGCCCTCGTCCTGGGCAAGCGCGTCGGTTTCCAGAAGGGCGTCTACGTCCCCCACAACCCGCCGTTCGTGCTCCTCGGCGCCGGTCTGCTGTGGTTCGGATGGTTCGGATTCAACGCGGGCTCCGAGCTCGCGGCCGACGGCACCGCCGCTCTCGCATTCGTCAACACGATCGCCGCTCCCGCGGCGGCCCTTCTCGCCTGGCTCGTGGTCGAGAAGATCAAGGACGGCAAGCCGACCTCGGTCGGTGCCGCATCTGGTGCGGTCGCCGGTCTTGTCGCGATCACTCCGGCCTGCGGTTCGCTCACCCCCGTGTGGGCGATCGTCCTCGGCCTCGTAGCCGGCGCCGTCTGCGCCCTGGCGATCGAGCTCAAGTTCAAGCTCGGGTTCGACGACTCGCTCGACGTCGTGGGCATCCACCTCGTCGGCGGCCTCATCGGAACGCTCTACCTCGGCTTCTTCGCCATCGACACCGGCCTGTTCATGGGCGGTGACGGAACGCAGCTGCTGGCACAGGCGATCGCCGCCTTCGCGGTCATGATCTACTCGTTCGTCCTCGCCTACATCATCGGCTTCGCGATCGAGAAGACGATCGGGTTCCGCGTCAAGAACGAAGACGAGATCGCGGGCATCGACACCGTCGTGCACGGCGAAGAGGGCTACGTCCTCGCCGACGGCAAGGCCTGA
- a CDS encoding PCC domain-containing protein, producing the protein MRAANVTLGRRWMLVLEPGEEVLATVTRWAEREGVTSATVDMFFGALRSARLIATNGAMVDPEPPLPDQVEVAYLEGVGAGSIGTVNGRTVVHLHLAAGAKGEGGAAYAGHLLAAETHYTLEMVVQEVLDPVFRLEPDAVFGINCLHFDKAPTAS; encoded by the coding sequence GTGCGCGCGGCGAATGTCACCCTGGGTCGTCGGTGGATGCTGGTGCTGGAGCCCGGTGAGGAGGTGCTCGCAACGGTCACGCGGTGGGCGGAGCGGGAGGGCGTCACCTCCGCGACGGTGGACATGTTCTTCGGGGCGCTGCGCAGCGCCCGCCTCATCGCCACGAACGGGGCGATGGTCGACCCCGAGCCGCCCCTCCCCGATCAGGTGGAGGTCGCCTACCTCGAGGGGGTGGGTGCCGGATCGATAGGAACCGTGAACGGTCGGACGGTCGTGCATCTGCACCTCGCCGCCGGGGCGAAGGGCGAAGGCGGGGCCGCCTACGCGGGCCACCTGCTCGCGGCCGAGACCCATTACACGCTCGAGATGGTCGTGCAGGAGGTGCTCGATCCCGTGTTCCGGCTCGAGCCCGACGCCGTGTTCGGCATCAACTGCCTGCACTTCGACAAGGCGCCGACGGCGTCGTGA
- the radA gene encoding DNA repair protein RadA, whose amino-acid sequence MATRRSAPPAPYRCTECGWTTSKWAGRCAECQQWGTVVEVAEQTGILRSISAVAPTASRAARPITQIDTTDAPRRTSGVGEFDRVLGGGIVPGAAILLSGEPGVGKSTLLLEVAAQSARAGRRVLYASAEESTAQVRLRAERTGALHDELYLAAETDLATILGHVDEVAPELLIVDSVQTVSSSMSDGAAGQPSQVREVASTLIRTAKERGLPVIIVGHVTKDGSIAGPRILEHLVDVVCQFEGDRQTSLRFVRALKNRFGPTDEVGCFDMTGDGITEVPDPSSLFLGHGDPVPGTCVTIALEGRRALPVEVQALTIPTQAPNPRRIVSGVDSARVAMVLAVLEKRTGLDVSKNDVYVSTVGGVRLVEPAADLAIAIAVSGAMNNRATPPQSAAVGELSLAGEIRPVTQSAQRRSEAARLGYRHLVDERSKSLSGALNDLQLRHAPRRDDKPDF is encoded by the coding sequence ATGGCCACCCGACGCTCCGCTCCCCCCGCACCGTACCGGTGCACCGAGTGCGGGTGGACCACGTCGAAGTGGGCCGGGCGTTGTGCCGAGTGCCAGCAATGGGGCACCGTCGTCGAGGTCGCCGAGCAGACCGGCATCCTGCGCTCCATCAGCGCCGTCGCTCCCACGGCATCACGCGCCGCGAGACCCATCACACAGATCGACACCACCGACGCACCCCGCCGCACGAGCGGCGTGGGCGAGTTCGACCGGGTGCTCGGGGGCGGCATCGTTCCGGGCGCCGCCATCCTGCTCAGCGGTGAGCCGGGCGTCGGCAAATCGACGCTGCTGCTCGAGGTGGCTGCGCAGAGCGCCCGGGCCGGCCGACGCGTCCTCTACGCCAGCGCCGAGGAGTCCACCGCCCAGGTACGCCTGCGCGCCGAGCGCACCGGCGCGCTGCACGACGAGCTCTATCTCGCGGCCGAGACCGACCTGGCGACGATCCTCGGCCACGTCGACGAGGTCGCGCCCGAGCTCCTGATCGTCGACTCGGTGCAGACGGTGTCGTCGTCGATGTCCGATGGAGCGGCCGGTCAGCCGAGCCAGGTGCGCGAGGTCGCCTCGACCCTCATCCGCACCGCGAAAGAGCGCGGGCTCCCCGTCATCATCGTCGGACACGTCACCAAAGACGGATCCATCGCCGGCCCGCGCATCCTCGAGCACCTCGTCGACGTGGTCTGCCAGTTCGAGGGCGACCGCCAGACGTCGCTGCGCTTCGTACGCGCGCTCAAGAACCGGTTCGGCCCGACCGACGAGGTCGGATGCTTCGACATGACCGGCGACGGGATCACCGAGGTGCCCGACCCCAGCAGTCTCTTCCTCGGCCACGGCGACCCCGTTCCCGGCACGTGCGTGACGATCGCCTTGGAGGGGCGCCGCGCACTGCCCGTCGAGGTGCAGGCGCTGACCATACCCACCCAGGCACCCAATCCGCGGCGGATCGTCAGCGGCGTCGACTCGGCCCGCGTGGCGATGGTGCTCGCGGTGCTCGAGAAGCGCACCGGTCTCGATGTCTCGAAGAACGACGTCTACGTCTCGACCGTCGGCGGGGTCCGCCTCGTCGAGCCCGCCGCCGACCTCGCGATCGCGATCGCCGTCTCGGGCGCGATGAACAATCGGGCCACTCCCCCGCAATCGGCGGCGGTCGGCGAGCTCAGCCTCGCCGGTGAGATCCGCCCGGTCACGCAGTCGGCGCAACGGAGATCGGAAGCCGCGCGACTCGGATATCGCCATCTCGTCGATGAGCGGTCGAAGAGCCTCAGCGGCGCCCTGAACGACCTGCAGTTGCGTCACGCCCCTCGGCGCGACGACAAGCCCGATTTCTGA
- a CDS encoding TetR/AcrR family transcriptional regulator, producing MPPQDDATNSRRGRPNDPDRRDRIIDACLDVISRSGVAGTSHRKVAAQAAVPLGAMTYYFDGMDDLLREAFTRFATTISDRFERRMAAASDRATALEAVTAIILEDVFGDDRDLILSHELYTLAAREPGYRTITTEWMQRSRAALGRHFDPETARMLDALIEGLTIHRALDSQDRDPHEVEIAVRRITTG from the coding sequence GTGCCGCCGCAGGATGACGCCACGAACTCCCGTCGCGGCCGACCCAACGATCCCGACCGGCGTGATCGGATCATCGACGCGTGTCTCGACGTCATCTCCCGGTCAGGTGTCGCCGGCACGTCCCACCGCAAGGTCGCTGCCCAGGCCGCCGTTCCGCTCGGAGCGATGACCTACTACTTCGACGGCATGGACGACCTCCTCCGAGAGGCCTTCACCCGGTTCGCCACGACCATCAGCGATCGGTTCGAACGCCGCATGGCCGCAGCATCCGATAGGGCGACCGCCCTGGAAGCCGTCACCGCGATCATCCTCGAAGACGTCTTCGGCGACGACCGCGACCTCATCCTCTCGCACGAGCTCTATACGCTCGCCGCCCGCGAACCGGGCTATCGAACGATCACCACCGAATGGATGCAGCGCAGCCGCGCCGCTCTCGGACGCCACTTCGATCCCGAGACCGCGCGCATGCTCGATGCGCTCATCGAGGGGCTCACGATCCACCGCGCCCTCGACTCGCAGGATCGCGATCCACACGAGGTGGAGATCGCGGTGCGTCGCATCACCACTGGATAG
- a CDS encoding RNA-binding S4 domain-containing protein produces the protein MATSGPVDDVSIGGDGIRLGQFLKFAGLLDSGGDVKEAIIDGYVAVNDEVDRRRGRQLQVGDIVTFEGRSVRVSP, from the coding sequence ATGGCAACCTCTGGTCCCGTCGATGACGTATCGATCGGCGGTGACGGCATCCGACTCGGGCAGTTCCTGAAGTTCGCGGGTCTGCTCGACTCCGGCGGAGACGTGAAAGAGGCCATCATCGATGGCTACGTGGCCGTGAACGATGAGGTCGACCGTCGCCGAGGGCGACAGCTGCAGGTCGGCGACATCGTCACCTTCGAGGGACGCAGCGTCCGCGTCAGCCCCTGA